The following are from one region of the Coriobacteriia bacterium genome:
- a CDS encoding discoidin domain-containing protein has translation MVRLLALRVVLLTAAFVASVAVPPAALAEPFAVVGDGLADSVYRAYTPSGWRSVLYPVDWAPGYADSAGRAMADFSYAGYKRGEQPIPVVTGPAFVDVSQPPYSLESSVTTDVTSVIQAALDDVGARGGGVVYLPPATYRVSAADAAKAALTIRYSNVVLRGAGRSRTFLVNTTSAMRGKSVILASPALSGGWHVPPPGAPANLIGDSRAGSNEVMVDTPHDFAPGNLIVIRTEATAQWVAERGNLRNWNAATMDATTYLRRVTGLKVGGVLVLDAPLRTDVLVRDRGTMANVYRARPHLSGVGVEDLSIGMLEYPQWGNIAYDVHESAVVKYQNVEDSWVQRVSTFKPAGNRRSHLLSEGVWIDNSRQVTVRECIVAYPQYRGAGNGNGFVIRGSDNLLEECGAVEARHAYTFGMWQATGNVIRDSVSARPLLKTDFHMWFSAVNLLEKLLMDGHGVDATFRNDGTNAIHGHTTSQSVLWNLIGVRKPTSWSAGPLVDTVQYDWGAAVGTSGAYSSISNDPSLDALNADWTLDLVEGQGRGGTLVPQSLYRDQLRRRTGASGGDTYLVRGRVVAPRHGSALIKGGSVGTAGVPGEVRLGAGRGLRMTFSLVSTDRVSRARLVLTGRVGKRAARLVVRGVDPSSGKTVTLASAVRTRAMAPVWVIDVTPYLRERRVAGASSVVIDLTEELGAGSEIAVRTESSAPATRPRLEIETAPGPVLTGAAVVESGSPAAVAAVDGRLSTSFAASPGRGLVIDLGAPRTVSGVGAAFGGGTTRFSFAEVEVSSDGTSWIPVSTLIGGGTTDSIEIFEWAQPVKTRYLRFSGLGTTSLTTPSTTYLREVEVYGR, from the coding sequence ATGGTTCGCCTTCTGGCCCTGCGCGTCGTGCTGCTGACCGCGGCGTTCGTGGCGAGCGTTGCGGTCCCCCCCGCAGCTCTCGCCGAGCCGTTCGCGGTCGTCGGTGATGGCCTCGCGGACTCAGTCTATCGCGCGTACACGCCGAGTGGATGGCGCAGCGTGCTGTACCCCGTGGACTGGGCCCCGGGCTACGCGGATTCGGCAGGACGAGCCATGGCGGACTTTTCCTACGCCGGCTACAAGCGTGGTGAGCAGCCCATTCCCGTGGTGACGGGCCCTGCCTTCGTGGATGTGTCGCAGCCCCCCTACTCGCTTGAGAGCTCGGTGACGACCGACGTCACGTCGGTGATTCAGGCCGCCCTCGACGACGTCGGGGCGCGAGGAGGCGGCGTGGTCTACCTGCCGCCCGCCACGTATCGCGTGTCTGCTGCTGACGCCGCGAAAGCCGCACTGACGATTCGCTACAGCAATGTGGTGCTGCGAGGCGCCGGCCGCTCCCGCACGTTCCTCGTGAACACGACGAGCGCGATGCGGGGGAAGTCGGTGATTCTTGCCAGTCCGGCGCTGTCGGGCGGATGGCACGTTCCGCCCCCCGGGGCTCCGGCCAACCTCATAGGAGACTCACGTGCCGGTTCGAACGAGGTCATGGTCGACACCCCTCACGACTTCGCTCCCGGGAATCTGATCGTGATTCGAACCGAGGCTACTGCGCAGTGGGTCGCCGAACGCGGAAACCTGCGGAACTGGAACGCAGCAACGATGGATGCGACCACCTACCTTCGACGTGTCACCGGGCTCAAGGTGGGGGGAGTCCTCGTGCTTGATGCGCCGCTACGGACCGATGTGCTTGTGCGGGATCGGGGCACCATGGCCAACGTCTATCGCGCCCGGCCGCATCTGAGTGGAGTCGGCGTCGAAGACCTGTCCATCGGGATGCTCGAGTACCCGCAGTGGGGCAACATCGCCTACGACGTTCACGAGAGCGCTGTGGTGAAGTACCAGAATGTCGAGGACTCGTGGGTGCAGAGGGTCAGCACGTTCAAGCCTGCGGGCAACCGCCGGTCCCACCTCTTGTCGGAGGGGGTATGGATCGATAACAGCCGGCAGGTGACGGTGCGTGAGTGTATCGTCGCCTACCCGCAGTATCGCGGCGCCGGCAACGGGAATGGTTTCGTGATCCGGGGCAGCGACAATCTGCTCGAGGAGTGTGGAGCGGTTGAGGCGAGGCATGCCTACACCTTCGGAATGTGGCAGGCGACGGGTAACGTGATCCGCGACTCGGTGAGCGCCCGGCCGCTGCTCAAGACCGATTTCCACATGTGGTTCTCTGCGGTCAACCTGCTCGAGAAGCTGCTAATGGACGGCCACGGCGTGGATGCCACGTTCAGAAACGACGGAACCAACGCGATTCACGGGCACACAACCTCACAGTCGGTGCTGTGGAATCTCATAGGCGTGCGCAAGCCCACGTCGTGGTCGGCAGGACCACTCGTGGATACCGTTCAGTACGACTGGGGCGCAGCCGTCGGCACGAGTGGGGCGTATTCGTCGATATCGAATGACCCGTCACTCGATGCGCTGAACGCGGACTGGACGCTTGACTTGGTAGAGGGCCAAGGGCGGGGCGGCACGCTGGTTCCGCAGTCCCTCTACCGAGATCAGTTGCGTCGGCGAACGGGTGCGTCCGGCGGCGACACGTACCTGGTCCGCGGGCGCGTCGTAGCGCCGCGCCACGGGTCTGCCCTTATCAAGGGGGGCTCCGTCGGCACCGCCGGCGTGCCGGGCGAGGTGCGTCTGGGCGCGGGGCGGGGGCTGCGTATGACCTTCAGTCTTGTCAGCACCGACCGAGTGAGCCGCGCCCGCCTCGTCCTGACGGGGCGGGTCGGCAAGCGTGCGGCTCGGCTCGTGGTCAGGGGTGTCGATCCATCGTCGGGCAAAACGGTGACACTCGCCTCCGCAGTCCGTACGCGCGCCATGGCCCCCGTGTGGGTCATCGACGTGACTCCCTACCTGCGCGAACGCCGTGTGGCTGGCGCGAGCTCGGTCGTCATCGATCTGACTGAGGAGCTGGGTGCAGGTTCCGAGATCGCGGTGCGCACGGAGTCATCGGCTCCTGCCACGCGGCCTCGGCTTGAGATCGAGACGGCACCGGGACCGGTCCTGACCGGGGCGGCGGTCGTTGAGTCGGGTTCGCCGGCCGCGGTGGCCGCAGTCGACGGGCGCTTGTCTACATCGTTTGCGGCCTCGCCCGGGCGGGGTCTTGTCATCGACCTGGGTGCACCGCGCACCGTTTCGGGGGTGGGAGCGGCCTTCGGTGGCGGGACCACGCGCTTCAGTTTCGCCGAGGTCGAGGTGTCGAGCGACGGCACGTCATGGATTCCCGTGTCCACGCTTATCGGTGGTGGCACAACCGATTCGATCGAGATCTTCGAGTGGGCGCAGCCCGTGAAGACCCGGTACCTGCGCTTCAGTGGACTGGGCACAACGTCGCTCACAACGCCTTCGACCACGTACCTGAGGGAAGTCGAAGTGTACGGCCGCTAG
- the larE gene encoding ATP-dependent sacrificial sulfur transferase LarE codes for MTDFTRYEALLQRLSHLPSLLVAYSGGVDSTLLAVAAHAALGDRCRCVLAVGDVSPEGEAAAARELAGVLGLSLIEVETQELADARFTANPPDRCYWCKIELFGLLRGVADAHGLAFIADGSNADDLADHRPGSRAAAESGVISPLQDVGMTKADIRSIACELGLPNGNKPSMACLASRFPYGEAITESGIAQVAAAENALRGLGLRQFRVRSHGTVARVEVAPDEMEAAWLAREAISAAGRLAGFSYAALDLEGYRTGSLNEVLPEP; via the coding sequence ATGACGGATTTCACGCGATACGAGGCCCTGCTCCAGCGCCTCTCCCACCTGCCGAGTCTGCTCGTCGCCTACTCCGGCGGGGTCGACTCGACGCTGCTCGCTGTGGCCGCGCATGCGGCACTCGGCGACCGCTGCCGTTGCGTGCTCGCCGTGGGAGACGTCTCTCCCGAAGGCGAAGCGGCGGCGGCACGCGAACTGGCCGGGGTACTGGGCCTCTCACTCATCGAGGTCGAGACACAGGAGTTGGCAGACGCGCGATTCACAGCCAACCCCCCCGACCGCTGCTACTGGTGCAAGATCGAGCTCTTCGGACTGCTCCGAGGCGTCGCTGACGCTCACGGTCTGGCGTTCATCGCTGACGGCAGCAACGCCGACGACCTGGCGGACCACCGCCCGGGGAGCCGTGCTGCTGCAGAGTCAGGGGTGATCAGCCCCTTGCAGGATGTGGGCATGACCAAAGCTGACATCCGCTCGATAGCGTGCGAACTCGGACTCCCTAACGGGAACAAGCCGTCGATGGCATGCCTGGCCTCGCGCTTCCCCTACGGTGAGGCGATCACCGAGTCAGGAATCGCCCAGGTCGCCGCCGCCGAGAACGCGCTGCGAGGACTGGGGCTGCGCCAGTTTCGCGTCCGCTCGCACGGGACCGTCGCGCGCGTCGAAGTCGCGCCGGACGAGATGGAGGCCGCCTGGCTCGCCCGCGAGGCGATCAGTGCGGCGGGTCGCCTCGCGGGGTTCTCTTACGCGGCCCTGGATCTGGAGGGGTACCGCACCGGATCACTTAACGAGGTACTCCCGGAGCCGTAG
- a CDS encoding AarF/UbiB family protein, with protein sequence MSRTFVIARTLGAAVLVGSLHFDPARRRAERARRLREGLQRLGPAFIKLGQVISVRPDVFGPELVFEMERLQDSVPAWPARQIRDIIEADLGAPVDRLFAEFDDLPVASASIAQVHRAVLAQPYRPVVGEELPAGTVLAIKVVRPGAEGAILADIAAARPLVARLSRLRALRRYNLPALLDEFAASLCSECDLRQEARVADRFAFDFRDDPLMLVPRVVWPLTARRVMTAEFVDGWRLSELDEAARRGIDSRALAVHGANVFLRQVLEIGRFHADLHPANLFVTPQGRICYLDFGIIGRTDPSQRVAIAQVLAATVYGDADRALRYSAELGLVVPSEAQTRVKRRVSELMASTLSAPPRDIRAFAIGFLGIMAEERVAVPAGYGLLIKALVTVEGVARALHPDIDITEAAKPYATRLIAREMLRPARLAQRVPDAMRAALRVLAE encoded by the coding sequence ATGAGCCGCACCTTCGTGATCGCGCGTACTCTCGGCGCTGCGGTGCTCGTAGGGTCACTCCACTTCGATCCCGCGCGGCGTCGCGCGGAGCGTGCTAGGCGACTGCGCGAGGGGCTCCAGCGCCTCGGGCCTGCGTTCATCAAACTCGGTCAGGTCATCTCGGTCAGACCGGATGTGTTCGGTCCCGAACTGGTCTTTGAGATGGAGCGGCTCCAGGATTCCGTTCCCGCGTGGCCGGCGCGCCAGATTCGGGACATCATCGAGGCCGACCTTGGAGCCCCGGTAGACCGTCTGTTCGCTGAGTTCGATGATCTGCCCGTCGCGAGTGCTTCGATCGCCCAGGTTCATCGAGCGGTGTTGGCCCAGCCGTACCGGCCCGTCGTGGGCGAAGAACTTCCGGCAGGCACGGTCCTCGCCATCAAGGTCGTTCGGCCGGGCGCCGAGGGTGCGATCCTGGCAGACATCGCTGCGGCCCGTCCGCTCGTCGCGCGGCTTTCTCGCCTTCGTGCGCTACGCCGCTACAACCTGCCGGCGTTGCTCGACGAGTTCGCTGCTTCACTGTGCTCGGAGTGCGACCTGCGCCAGGAGGCTCGCGTGGCGGACCGGTTCGCGTTCGACTTTCGTGACGATCCGCTCATGCTCGTGCCGCGCGTCGTGTGGCCACTGACTGCCCGCCGGGTGATGACGGCCGAGTTCGTCGACGGATGGCGATTGTCCGAACTCGATGAGGCGGCGCGTCGCGGGATTGACAGTCGGGCACTGGCGGTGCACGGGGCCAATGTGTTCTTGCGACAGGTGCTCGAGATCGGTCGGTTCCATGCAGACCTGCACCCGGCGAACCTGTTCGTGACCCCACAGGGCCGCATCTGCTATCTGGATTTCGGCATCATCGGGCGCACCGATCCGAGCCAGCGTGTCGCAATAGCGCAGGTCCTGGCCGCCACGGTCTACGGCGACGCCGACCGGGCGCTTCGGTACTCCGCCGAACTCGGACTGGTTGTGCCATCCGAGGCGCAGACGCGCGTGAAGCGGCGCGTGAGTGAGCTGATGGCTTCGACACTCTCCGCTCCGCCGCGCGACATTCGCGCCTTCGCCATCGGGTTCCTCGGCATCATGGCCGAGGAACGCGTCGCAGTGCCAGCGGGCTACGGATTGCTGATCAAAGCGCTCGTGACGGTCGAGGGTGTAGCTCGGGCGCTGCACCCGGATATCGACATCACCGAGGCCGCGAAGCCCTATGCGACGCGACTCATCGCGCGCGAGATGCTGCGTCCGGCCCGACTGGCGCAGCGGGTTCCGGATGCGATGCGGGCGGCACTACGCGTCCTCGCGGAGTGA
- a CDS encoding heavy metal translocating P-type ATPase, whose translation MSASVARIEGVLSADLNFASATLLVEYDPAAAPLARVVSVVESTGHGIAPLDDQGETSPVPARPWLDRHLAGVAALGSGVFSAVGALLGVMGASDLASSIAFAIAILFGGLLIWRRAVVSLRARVLDMNVLMSVAVVGAVALGEWGEAATVFFLFCVGGLLESRSLERTRRSIRDLMDLSPATARVRRGEALVQIGASEVMIGETVTVRPGERVPLDGDVVAGFSAVDESAITGESIPAEKTLGDRVFGGTLNTSGLIEVRVTALAADSTLARIVHLVEEAQASRAPSQRFIDRFSRIYTPTVIVLAALVAVVPPLLGAIAGIEGISTAEWVNRALVVLVVACPCALVISTPVSIVSGITRATRDGVLVKGGVFLEAAAKVRAVAFDKTGTLTAGVPEVRRVVASGPLGEGGVLAVAAALEFNSSHPVARAVVRAAQSRNITWSEAGAFTETPGLGVSGVVDGVHYAICSPVRALEIAEPEASTVQTVAAIEDDGMTVLVVVGSQRIVGLIAVADTVRPEGRAAVEALRRGGIEHLVMLTGDNDRVARAVAEHAGLSEFRARLMPEDKTAAVSELANRYGTVAMVGDGVNDAPALAAATIGIAMGAAGSDTALETADVALMRDDLSALPGFFALGRRTMRVIAQNITASILIKVVFLALALTGQATLWMAVFADTGVALLVILNGMRLLRPLR comes from the coding sequence GTGAGTGCGTCAGTTGCGCGGATCGAAGGCGTACTGTCGGCCGACCTCAACTTCGCAAGTGCGACGTTGCTCGTCGAGTACGATCCCGCGGCGGCGCCCCTTGCCCGCGTCGTGTCCGTGGTCGAATCCACGGGCCACGGCATCGCACCGCTTGATGACCAGGGCGAGACCAGTCCTGTGCCCGCGCGACCGTGGTTGGATCGCCACCTCGCCGGAGTAGCGGCACTCGGTAGTGGCGTCTTCTCGGCCGTGGGCGCGCTTCTTGGCGTGATGGGCGCCTCCGATCTGGCGTCGAGCATCGCGTTCGCGATCGCGATTCTTTTCGGTGGCCTGCTCATCTGGCGTCGTGCGGTGGTGTCACTCAGGGCACGCGTGCTCGACATGAACGTTCTCATGAGCGTCGCGGTCGTCGGCGCTGTTGCGCTGGGCGAGTGGGGCGAGGCGGCCACCGTGTTCTTCCTGTTCTGCGTCGGCGGCCTGCTCGAGTCGCGTTCCCTCGAGCGCACGCGGCGTTCGATTCGCGACCTCATGGACCTCTCGCCCGCGACCGCGCGCGTTCGTCGCGGCGAAGCACTCGTCCAGATCGGCGCCTCCGAAGTCATGATCGGTGAGACGGTGACGGTGCGTCCCGGCGAGCGCGTGCCGCTCGACGGTGACGTCGTGGCGGGATTCTCGGCGGTCGACGAATCGGCGATCACCGGGGAATCGATCCCCGCCGAGAAGACGCTGGGTGATCGCGTGTTCGGGGGGACCCTCAACACGAGCGGCCTCATCGAGGTGCGCGTGACCGCACTCGCGGCCGACTCGACCCTCGCGCGGATCGTCCACCTGGTCGAGGAGGCGCAGGCATCGCGTGCTCCCTCACAGCGATTCATCGATCGGTTCAGCCGCATCTACACGCCGACGGTGATCGTCCTTGCCGCGCTTGTCGCCGTGGTTCCGCCGCTGCTGGGTGCCATCGCAGGGATCGAGGGCATCTCGACGGCCGAGTGGGTCAACCGCGCCCTGGTCGTCCTGGTGGTGGCGTGCCCGTGTGCGCTCGTCATCTCGACCCCGGTGTCGATCGTCTCGGGCATCACGCGCGCCACGCGCGATGGCGTGCTCGTCAAGGGAGGCGTGTTCCTTGAGGCTGCGGCGAAGGTTCGCGCGGTGGCCTTCGACAAGACCGGCACCCTCACCGCCGGCGTTCCCGAGGTGCGTCGAGTCGTCGCATCAGGGCCTTTGGGTGAGGGTGGAGTACTGGCGGTGGCCGCAGCACTGGAGTTCAACTCCTCCCACCCGGTTGCGCGTGCGGTCGTCCGTGCCGCGCAGTCGAGGAACATCACCTGGAGCGAGGCCGGTGCCTTCACTGAGACTCCTGGCCTGGGGGTATCCGGTGTGGTGGACGGGGTTCACTACGCGATCTGTAGTCCGGTGCGCGCGCTTGAGATCGCGGAGCCGGAGGCCTCGACCGTCCAGACGGTAGCCGCTATAGAGGACGACGGAATGACCGTCCTCGTCGTAGTCGGAAGCCAGCGGATCGTAGGTCTGATCGCGGTTGCCGACACGGTGCGTCCCGAGGGTCGTGCTGCCGTCGAAGCGCTGCGCAGGGGCGGCATCGAGCACCTCGTGATGCTGACGGGAGACAACGACCGAGTAGCGCGCGCGGTGGCTGAGCACGCGGGGCTCAGCGAGTTTCGAGCACGACTCATGCCCGAAGACAAGACCGCCGCGGTCTCGGAGCTGGCGAACCGATACGGCACGGTCGCCATGGTCGGGGACGGCGTCAACGACGCGCCCGCACTGGCTGCGGCCACGATCGGTATCGCCATGGGTGCCGCCGGTAGTGATACGGCCCTCGAGACCGCCGATGTCGCCTTGATGCGCGACGATCTTTCGGCGCTACCCGGTTTCTTCGCACTCGGGCGCCGCACCATGCGCGTCATCGCACAGAACATCACGGCATCCATCCTGATCAAGGTGGTGTTCCTCGCGTTGGCGCTCACCGGGCAAGCCACACTGTGGATGGCGGTGTTCGCGGATACAGGCGTCGCGCTTCTGGTCATACTCAACGGGATGAGATTGCTGAGGCCGCTGCGCTAG
- the uvrB gene encoding excinuclease ABC subunit UvrB, with translation MSDEKRADLPSTQGLTKPFRVVSPFEPAGDQPNAIAELEEGLGQGLRHQTLLGVTGSGKTFTMAKVIEGVQRPTLVMAPNKTLAAQLASELKEFLPDNAVVYFVSYYDYYQPEAYVPTTDTFIEKDSSINAEVEKLRHAATAALLSRRDVVVVASVSCIYGIGSPEDYAGMAVFLDLEVGYDRDQLMRDLIEVQYDRNDFDLARGTFRVRGDVLDVFPPYADHPVRVEFFGDEIEGISEVDQTTGEVLNKFSSVPIWPATHYVTEKRKLRNALSTIAEELQLRLVELKAGGKLLEAQRLEMRVNYDLEMLETMGFTSGIENYSRHLDGRQPGEPPNTLIDYFPDDFLCIIDESHVTVPQIRGMHEGDRSRKLTLVEHGFRLPSALDNRPLRFDEFEQRVPQCVYVSATPGDYELKVSEQIVEQIIRPTGLIDPEVIVRPVKGQVDDLVGEIKDRVARDERVLVTTLTKKMSEDLTDYLFEQGVKVRYLHSDIGTLERVDILRELRQGVIDVVVGINLLREGLDLPEVSLVAILDADKEGFLRNFRSLIQTIGRAARNVSGQVIMYADRVTDSMRFAIDETNRRREIQVAYNTEHGIEPQTIRKAIADIVQYVRQGESMSTSAAEAARELGKLPKAEALRLLTSMEDEMAAAAQALDFEQAARLRDQVVKLRAEIEGTDTDDVLDRLKQGARKGSAHGVRKRQR, from the coding sequence GTGAGTGATGAGAAGAGGGCCGACCTGCCGTCGACCCAAGGGCTGACGAAACCCTTTCGCGTCGTCTCGCCGTTCGAGCCAGCCGGTGACCAGCCCAACGCCATCGCTGAGCTCGAGGAGGGTCTCGGCCAGGGGCTGCGGCATCAGACGCTTCTTGGGGTGACCGGCTCGGGCAAGACCTTCACCATGGCCAAGGTCATCGAAGGGGTGCAACGGCCCACACTCGTGATGGCGCCCAACAAGACGCTGGCCGCCCAGTTGGCGAGCGAGCTCAAGGAGTTCTTGCCGGACAACGCGGTCGTGTACTTCGTGAGCTACTACGACTACTACCAGCCGGAAGCGTACGTGCCCACGACCGACACGTTCATCGAGAAGGATTCGTCGATCAACGCCGAGGTCGAAAAGTTGCGTCACGCCGCGACGGCGGCGCTGCTTTCACGCCGCGATGTGGTCGTCGTGGCAAGTGTCAGCTGCATCTACGGCATCGGATCGCCGGAGGACTACGCCGGCATGGCGGTCTTTCTCGACCTCGAGGTCGGTTACGACCGCGATCAGCTGATGCGCGACCTGATCGAGGTTCAGTACGACCGGAACGACTTCGATCTTGCGCGTGGCACGTTTCGCGTTCGGGGTGACGTCCTCGACGTGTTCCCGCCCTACGCCGACCATCCGGTGAGGGTGGAGTTCTTCGGTGACGAGATCGAGGGAATCAGCGAGGTCGACCAGACAACGGGCGAGGTGCTGAACAAGTTCAGCTCGGTGCCCATCTGGCCAGCCACGCACTACGTCACCGAGAAGCGCAAGCTCAGAAACGCACTCTCGACGATAGCTGAGGAGCTGCAGCTCCGCCTCGTGGAGCTCAAGGCCGGCGGCAAGCTGCTTGAGGCACAGCGCCTGGAGATGCGCGTGAACTACGATCTGGAGATGCTCGAGACGATGGGGTTCACGAGCGGCATAGAGAACTACTCCCGGCACCTCGATGGGCGCCAACCGGGCGAGCCTCCGAACACGCTGATCGACTACTTTCCCGACGACTTCTTGTGCATCATCGACGAGAGTCATGTCACCGTTCCGCAGATCCGGGGCATGCACGAGGGCGACCGCAGCCGCAAGCTCACCCTGGTGGAGCATGGTTTCCGGCTGCCGAGCGCCCTCGACAACCGCCCGTTGCGTTTCGACGAGTTCGAGCAGCGGGTGCCGCAGTGTGTCTACGTGTCGGCCACGCCCGGTGACTACGAGCTCAAGGTGAGCGAGCAGATCGTCGAGCAGATCATTCGGCCGACCGGGCTGATCGATCCAGAGGTCATCGTGCGCCCCGTCAAGGGTCAGGTGGACGATCTTGTGGGCGAGATAAAGGACCGGGTCGCGCGGGATGAGAGGGTCCTTGTCACGACGCTCACCAAGAAGATGTCTGAGGATCTCACGGACTACCTCTTCGAGCAGGGCGTGAAGGTCCGTTACCTCCATTCGGATATCGGCACGCTGGAGCGCGTCGACATCTTGCGCGAGCTCAGGCAGGGGGTCATCGATGTCGTCGTCGGTATCAACCTGTTGCGTGAGGGCCTTGACCTGCCGGAAGTCTCGCTCGTGGCGATTCTTGATGCCGACAAGGAGGGCTTCCTGCGCAACTTCCGCTCGCTCATCCAAACCATCGGGCGCGCTGCGCGCAACGTGTCCGGCCAGGTCATCATGTACGCCGATCGGGTCACCGATTCGATGCGGTTCGCCATCGACGAGACCAACCGGCGGCGTGAGATCCAGGTCGCCTACAACACCGAGCACGGGATCGAGCCGCAGACCATTCGCAAGGCGATAGCCGACATCGTGCAGTACGTCCGACAGGGCGAGTCGATGTCGACGAGTGCGGCAGAGGCAGCTCGCGAGCTGGGCAAGTTGCCCAAGGCAGAGGCGCTGCGCCTGCTGACCTCCATGGAGGACGAGATGGCAGCGGCCGCTCAGGCCCTCGATTTCGAACAGGCTGCGCGGCTGCGCGACCAGGTCGTCAAGTTGCGTGCCGAGATCGAGGGCACCGACACGGACGACGTGCTCGACCGGTTGAAGCAGGGAGCCCGCAAGGGAAGTGCGCACGGCGTTCGGAAGCGCCAGCGATAG
- a CDS encoding lytic transglycosylase domain-containing protein — protein sequence MPAFNHREKGRADALATTRWVILGVIGLLALVTLLFLRGPEPWQRRYYQLDHREAIAAASARHKVSPFLIAAVVEAESDWDPSAQSAVGAVGLMQVMPSTAAELAQRGVVDEARFSPDDLEDPATNLEYGSAYLRYLIERYHEIEPALAAYNAGLANADVWAKGGGDIRERIEFPATRHFVLKVSRAKDRYEALYPEAFEGWKPGE from the coding sequence ATGCCTGCATTCAACCACAGAGAAAAGGGCCGCGCGGACGCGCTTGCCACGACACGCTGGGTGATACTGGGCGTGATCGGCCTGCTCGCCCTGGTGACGCTCCTCTTCTTGCGAGGACCTGAACCGTGGCAGCGTCGGTACTATCAGTTGGATCATCGTGAGGCGATCGCCGCGGCATCAGCTCGCCACAAGGTGAGCCCGTTCCTGATCGCGGCGGTCGTCGAGGCCGAAAGCGACTGGGACCCGAGCGCACAGTCTGCCGTGGGCGCGGTGGGCCTGATGCAGGTGATGCCTTCGACGGCGGCCGAGCTCGCCCAAAGGGGCGTGGTCGACGAGGCTCGGTTCTCGCCCGATGATCTGGAAGACCCGGCAACCAACCTCGAGTATGGCAGCGCCTACCTTCGTTACCTCATCGAGCGCTACCATGAGATAGAGCCAGCGCTGGCGGCCTACAACGCGGGGCTCGCCAACGCCGACGTGTGGGCGAAGGGCGGCGGCGACATCCGAGAGCGAATCGAGTTCCCCGCAACGCGGCACTTCGTTCTGAAGGTTTCGCGCGCCAAGGATCGCTACGAGGCCCTGTACCCCGAGGCGTTCGAAGGGTGGAAGCCAGGTGAGTGA
- a CDS encoding DUF2905 family protein — protein MDRQPVDPMSQMGLLMVLAGLALAGLGALFYFGARLGLGRLPGNLQLNGENWSCFVPITASIILSLLLTLVLNLIIRYWR, from the coding sequence ATGGATCGGCAACCGGTCGACCCGATGAGCCAGATGGGCCTGCTCATGGTTCTCGCCGGGTTGGCGCTGGCCGGGCTCGGTGCGCTCTTCTACTTCGGCGCGCGGCTCGGACTTGGGCGGCTTCCGGGGAACCTGCAGCTCAACGGCGAGAACTGGAGCTGCTTCGTGCCGATCACCGCGTCGATCATCCTGTCGCTTCTGCTCACACTGGTGCTCAACCTGATCATTCGATACTGGCGATAG
- the coaE gene encoding dephospho-CoA kinase (Dephospho-CoA kinase (CoaE) performs the final step in coenzyme A biosynthesis.) — MNVIALTGGIGSGKSTAAEYFSSRGAVVVSLDEVARNTLTPGSAALAAVVAAFGEGVLSADGTLDRDALARRSFSSRQAAERLNAIVHPAVAREVGPALRELDMLPMRPEVVVIEVPLIVEAPVFAELADLVVAIEAPEEMRIARVVSRGMKEPDARARLACQATDAQRAELADDVIVNATTIRDFLSELERYWNTRAVPIASIE, encoded by the coding sequence ATGAACGTAATCGCTCTGACAGGCGGTATCGGGTCGGGCAAGTCGACGGCTGCGGAGTACTTCAGTTCGCGTGGCGCGGTCGTCGTGAGCCTCGACGAGGTGGCCCGCAACACCCTCACGCCGGGGTCCGCTGCGTTGGCTGCAGTCGTCGCCGCGTTCGGCGAAGGCGTCCTCAGCGCTGACGGTACCCTCGATCGTGACGCTCTGGCTCGCCGGTCATTCTCGAGTCGGCAGGCCGCCGAACGCCTGAACGCCATCGTGCATCCCGCTGTGGCTCGCGAGGTCGGCCCGGCCCTCAGAGAGCTCGATATGCTGCCGATGAGGCCCGAGGTCGTCGTCATCGAGGTCCCGCTCATCGTCGAGGCGCCGGTGTTCGCCGAACTCGCGGACCTGGTTGTGGCCATCGAAGCGCCCGAGGAGATGCGCATCGCTCGGGTCGTGTCTCGCGGGATGAAAGAACCGGATGCGCGGGCCCGTTTGGCGTGTCAGGCGACCGATGCCCAGCGCGCTGAGCTTGCAGACGACGTGATAGTCAATGCGACGACGATTCGTGACTTCCTGAGCGAGCTCGAGCGCTACTGGAACACGCGAGCGGTGCCTATCGCCAGTATCGAATGA